TCGTGTAGCCCTCGATCTCCGCCTGGAGGATCTTCGTCGCGACGTCGTCGCGCGGCTCCCGGCTTCGCGCCCGGCCCAGCTCGAGCGCGTACGAACCCATCTCGAGGATGGCCTCGACGTTCTCGCGATTGCCGTCGTCGCCGCCGAGCTCGGGATCGTCGAACCCCTGGATCCGATGGGCGAGCTCTCCCAGCCGCGGCCGATCGTCTTCGGGGACCCCCATCATCTCCGTGATGATCCGGAGGGGCAGCTGACTCGCGACGTCCTCGACGAAATCGCAACGCCCCTTCTCGAGCGCGCGGTCGAGCACGCCTGCGAAACAGCGCCGGGCGAAGGGCTCGAGATCGAGGACCCGCCTCGGCGTCATGCCTCGGCTCACGAGGGCGCGGAGCCGGGTGTGTCGGGGCGGATCGATCTCGAGCATCGTCCGCGCGCGGCCGCTCGTCTCGAACGACTCGTCGTAGATCATGATGCCGCGGCGTTCGGAGGAGAAGGTCTCCGAGTCACTGCTGACCGCGAGCACGTCCGCGTGCCGGGTCAGGGCCCAGAACCCCGTGCCGTCGGCCTCTTCGTTCCAATGGATCGGATGGTGTCGGCGGAGATGTCGGAAGACGTCGTGGGGCGTGCCGTGGGCGAAGAGCTCGACGTCGGCGAGATCGATCGACTCGAGGGACGGGTCCATCGAGGAATCTTGACGCGCACGACGGACGACGACCACTCCCATCGGGTCGGTCGATGATCCACGCGCGCTTCGCGTCCTCGGCGAAGTCAGGCGGGGTATTCGCTCGCCTCCTGGAGGATCTCGAGGGGTCGCCGGACGGCGTGATCGATCTCGGCGAGCTCACGTTCGCCGACGACCGCCCGCACTCGCTGCTGGAGCGCGTCGTGCGTCTCCGCGCCCCTGCGCGACGGCGAGAAGAGCGAACGCAGCTGACGACGGGCTAGCGTTGCTCACGCGCAGACTCGCACTCCGACGCCGAACGCGATCTGCCGGCTCGCATCCTTGCGGGCGAACGAGGAGAGACCGATGGGTGACGAGGTGAAGGACTTCAACGAGCGGATCGCGGGTGGCAAGGGCGACGCCACCGTGATCATGCCCGCAGCGACCGTGATCCTATTGAGAGACACGGACGCCGGCCCGGAGACCCTCATGCTCAAGAAGAACTCGAAGATCGCGTTCGGCGGGATGTGGGTCTTTCCGGGTGGCCGGGTCGATGACGAAGACGCGCCGGGTGCTGCCGACGACGACCGGGCGCGCGCGGCCGCGGTGCGCGAAGCCAACGAGGAAGCCTCCCTCGATCTCGACGCGCGCGAGCTCGTCTGGTTCTCCCATTGGACGCCGCCGCCCGTCGAGATCCGCCGCTACAGCACGTGGTTCTTCGCGGCGCGCGCAAGGCAGCACGACGTCACGATCGACCAGGGAGAGATCACCGACAGCCAGTGGATCCGTCCGGCAGAGGCGATCGAGCGACACCGAAGCAACGAGATCCAGCTCGTCCCGCCGACGTTCGTGACGCTCCACTACCTGGCCCAGCACGATTCCGTCGATACGGCCCTCGGAAATCTCGTCCCCACCGCCGGTCCGCGCCACTACGTGACCCAGATGACCAAGGGGGACGACGGCATGGTGATCCTGTGGGAGGGCGATGCCGGCTACGAGACCCGCGACGCGTCCGTCGCAGGGGCTCGCCACCGCCTCACGATGGGAAGCGGCGGCTTCGTCTTCGACGACTCGGGCGTCCGCTAGCGGGACGCGGAGAGGCCCCGGCTCGCCTGGTCCGGCGCTTCGTGAATGCCGTACAACGAAACGTGCGGAGGCGAAGTTCGAGCCGGGAGCGTATCGGAGATCGACGGGTCGCTCGCGCGGCCGGAGAATACGCCGCTTGTGTGAACTCCTTCACAGAAGCGCGGCCGGAAGGAGGGTTCCCTCCGCTTCACCGCGCCCCGAGTGAAGGGAATCGATCGATGACACGACAGAAGCGAATCGCGATCAGGGCCGTCCCGCTCGCTGCATTCGTCGCGCTCACGCTTGCCCCCCTGCCCGTCCTGGCGGAGTCCCCCCTCGCCCAATGGAAGGCCGGGCTCTCCGGCGCGCTGCTCACGGCGTACTCGGGTTCGGTCATCAGCTCGAACAGCTCGCTCACCACCCTCCGCCTCTGCCGCAACGGCCGCTTTCAGCTCGACCGCGAGGGCAGCTGGAACGCCGGCGGTGCAGCGATGGGCGCGAACCAGAGCCGCATCACCGGTCGCTGGGACGTGATCGAGTCCGGCGGGCAGATCATCGTCACGTACACGACCGATGCGGGCGACCAGGGCGGCTATCCGGTCTGGCTCCGGAACGACGGCAAGGTGGATCTCGGCGGAGTCGCGTACGCGGCGCAGCGCGGCGGCGCGGGCTGCTGATCGCGATCGCGGGCGGGCGGGCGCGACCGAGCGCTGGTCCGACCCCGACCGTCCGCGGGGCTCCTCGATCAGGATCGCCGCCTGTCCTCGACGAGCTCACTTCTCCAGCTCGAGTCCCCCGAGATCGCCCTTCGCGTTCCACTCGGCCAGGATCTGCTTGAAGCCGAAGTAGTCGCCCATCCCGCCGCCGTAGTTCGAAGCGAGGGGCGGGACGCCCGCCGGGTCGCCTTCGTTGTTGATTCGCGAGGGCGGGCAGAGCTCCATGATCGCGCTGGCGTCGATTCGCGTGTCGAGGATCTTCTGGCACCAGTCGGCCTCGGCCGCCTCGCTGACGTCGAAGACGGCGAGATCCCGCTCCTCCATCGACGCCACGATCTCGGCCGCCTGCGCCGCGAACGCGGTCGTCGCGAGCGTGAAGTTCGCCGTGACCACTGCCTGTTGGAAGGGACAGGGCGAGATGAACATGTTGGGGAAGCCCCGACTCATCATGCCGAACAGGCTTTTCGGACCGTCGGCCCACTTGTCGGCGATCTCGACGCCGTTCCGGCCGACGATGACGTGACCCGCGCGGCGATAGAAAGGCGTGACCTCCCCTTCGAAGCCCGTCGCGTAGACGATGCAATCGACGGCGAACTCCTCGTCGTTCGCCCACAGGGCGTACTCGGTGATCCGCTCGATCCCGCCCGGACAGTCGACGAGCTCCACGTTCGGCGCGTTGAAGGCCGGGTAGTACTCGTCGTGCCAGAGCGGGCGCTTGCAGATGTAGCGGTAGTAGGGCTTCAGGATCTCGGCCTTCGCCGGATCGCCGACGATCTCGTCGATCCGCTCCCGGTGTTCCTCCATGACCCCGAAGTCGAAGGCCTCCGCCGCCTGTGCGTACTCTTCGTCGGTCCAGGCGGGGTCCCGCGGCGGGAACTGAACCGGCCCGAAGTGGTGCGTCCAGCCGTCGTCGACCAGGTCCTCGTCGACGGGCATACCCTGCAGGATCGCCTGGAAGTTCTCCATGCGTTCCTGCTGCCACCCCGGCCGACGACTCTCCTTGAATGCGTCGTCGGTCGGTCGGTTGTCTCGAACGCCGATGGCCGAAGGCGTCCGCTGGAAGACGAAGAGCTTCTTCGCGCTGTCGGCCAGGTGGGGAACGCACTGGACCGCGCTCGCGCCGGTTCCGACGACCGCGACGGTCTTGTCGGCGAGCCCGGTGAGTCCTCCGTGCAGGTCGCCCCCGGTGTAGTCGTAGTCCCACCGCGCAGTATGGAACGACGTGCCCTCGAAGGAGTCCATTCCCGGGATCGCCGGCACCTTCATCAGGTTGAGGATCCCGACGGCCATGACCACGTACCTGGCGCTCAGCTGGTCGTCGTGATCCGTGTGCAGGCGCCAACGCCGCGCCTCTTCGTCCCATTCGGTCCGCTCGACGCGCGTGTGGAAGAGCGCGTCGTCGACGAGGTCGTACTTGTCGGCGATCGCCTGGAAATGCCCGCGGATCTCGTCGCCGAACGAATATCGATGCTTCGGGACGTAGTCCATGTCCTCCAGCAGCGGCAGGTAGATGTAGGACTCGATGTCGCACATCAGTCCCGGGTAGCGGTTCCAGTACCAGGTCCCGCCGATCCCGCCGGCCTCGTCGATGATCCGGATGCTTCGCACACCGCGCTTGCGGAGCTCGACGCCGGCGAGAACGCCCGCCAATCCGCCGCCCACGATCAAGACCTCGACTTCGTCGGAGACGGCGTCGCGATCCTGGTACGGGGTGAAGGGGTCGCGTCGATAGCGCGCCGAGGCGGCGTCGCCTCGGAGGTCCCGAAGCGCGGACCGCCGCTCGACGCCGAGCCGCTTGTCTCGTTCCTCCCCGTACTTCTCGCGCATCGAATCCGCGTTGCGTTCGCTCGGTGCGCCACCGCGCTCCATCATCTCGATCCCTCCAGAACTGCCGTCTCGTGATGCCGAAGGCGCCGACGCCCCTTCGCGGGGCAGCGGGCCGCCGAACGGCTCCTCGAATCCCGATGCTATCAAGCGGCGGACGGGCCGCTCAACGCCGGCCGCGCTCTTCGACGAAGGCGACCGATCTGTCGCGGGAGGCAGGCAGCGTCCGAGCGTCGAAAGCGCCGCGACTCAGCCGAGCTCCCACGGCTTCCGCTCGGTCTCGTCGATCGCGCCGAAGAGCTCCACCCGGTTCCCGTCCGGGTCGAGGACGAAGGCGAAGCGCGCGTTCGAGCCGGCGCTGGCCCCGATCGTGTTCTCGAGCATCGGAACGCCGAGCGCTCGCAGACGATCGAGCTCTGCGTCGAAGTCGGCGACCCTGACCGAGAGGTGCGTGAACCCGACGCGATGAAACGCGCCCTTCCCTCCGCCCGACGGCGGCGGGTTCCGGATGTGGATCAGCTCGACCCGGAACCCGTCGAGCTCGACGAAGGCGAGCTCCATCGACAGGTCGTCGAGCTCGAGGAGTCGGCCGACCTCCGGATCGTCGATCCCCGTCATGTGGGCGACGCGATCGAAGCCGAGCACCTCACAGTAGAAATGGAGCGACGCCTCGAGATCGTGCACGCAGATCCCGTGGTGCGAGACGCCGGTGATCGGCATCGAGACTCCTTTCGATCGCCCCGAGGCGAGCCCCTGGGACGAACAGATCCCGGCGCCCTCCCCTCGGTGCGGATCCACGGGCCGGACCGGGCACGCGAAATTGTGAATACACACTAGCAGAATATAAATTCTGACATATCGTACTCGTCAATATGGAAGACAGGATTGGAGGAAGTTCGTGGCCCAGGGTGAGCTGAATGGACGCGTGGCCCTCGTGACCGGCGCGAGCCGCGGGATCGGACGCGGCATCGCCCGTCGCCTCGCCGCCGCCGGAGCCCACGTCTTCGTGAGCGCACGGAGTCTGAACCGCTCGATCGACTACGAAGGCACCCTCGAAGAGACGGTCGACCTGATCCGGGCACGCGGAGGCGAAGCGACGGCGATCGGCGCGGATCTGTCGAATCCCGAAGAGCGCGATTCGTTGGTCGCGCGCGTCGTCGACGAGGCGGGTCGCCTCGACGTCCTGGTGAACAACGCCGGTCTCGCCCGCTTCTCGAAGATCGAGGACATGCCCGACGAGGTCCTCGAGGGCACATTCGATCACTATATCCGTGTTCCGGTCAAGCTCGCCCAGGCCGCGATCCCCGTCATGCGGGAGCGAGGCGCGGGGTGGATCGTGAACGTCGGCTCGGCGACCGCCTTCCGACCCCTCAAGCCTTTCGACGTCTTCGCGACGGACGGCGGATCCCACATCTACGGCGCCATGAAGGCCGCCCTCAATCGACTGACACGCGGAATGGCCGCCGAGCTCGAGCGCGACAACATCGCCGTCAACCTCGTCGCGCCGAGCTCCGCGATCAGCACGCCGGGCGCCGACGGCTACATCGGGGACTCCCCCACCGAGCCGATGGACTACCTGACGGAGTGCGTCTACGAGATGACGCGACTCCCGGCGAAGGAGCGCACGGGCCTGCTCGCCTACAGCGTCCACTACGTGCTCGAGCGTGGACTGGCGTGCCACGACCTCGAAACGGGCGAGCCGCTTCCGGTTCCCGCGATGCCTTCGATCGCGCATCCCGAGATTCCTGCGACCGCGGAGTAGGAGACGACATGCCGAGAGCGAAGACACCGGACGCGAAGACGCGCGCACGACAGGCGCGCGAGGCGGTCTACCGCGATGCGATCTGCGAGGCCGCCGAGGACTGCTTCGCCGCGCGGGGCATCGACGAGACGAAGGTCGAGGAGATCGCCGCAGAAGCGGGCCTGTCCCTCGCCACCCTCTACTCGGTCTTCAAGGGCGGCAAGAGCGAGATCGCGCGCACGGTTCACGACGTCCGTATGAGCGAGCTGGCGCGGTTCGGTCCGGACGCCGAGTCCAGCGGACACGCTCCGGAAGCGGCGCTGCGCGAGGCCTTTCACGGGGCGATCGACTTCCTGATGGCGCACCCGAGCTACCTGCGGATCCACCTCGCCGAAGGCCACGCGTGGGGCCTTCCGGACGCCGTCGGCGCGCGCTCGCAGGCGGATGCCCGCAGCTTTCGCGAAGGCGTCGGCGCGCTCGAACGCCTCGTCGAGCGGGGGATCGAGGACGGGACCTTCCGCGAGACGAGCGCTCGTCGCGCGGCCCGAACCCTCGTGATGATGCAGCAGGTCCATCTCGCCGACTGGATCGAAGACGGCGAGCGAGCGGATCCGGACGCGGTCTTCGTCGGATACTGGCGAGACGCAGCGGTGTATCTCGGACTCGAGAACGGCGAAGAAGCCTGAAGCGGAGAACCCCACCATGGCCAAGCTCGAGATCAAGGGCGACGAGGACCTCTACTACAAGGAGGGGAAGGCGAACGCCTTCGGCACGACCAGTCTCCTCTCCAGCAACTCGAAGTGGCTGAACAGCGCGGTCATGCGCGATCTCTTCGGCCAGGAGAGCCTCCGTCGCAACGGCCACGACATCGGCGTGCTCCAGCTCGTCCCGGAGGTGATGAACGAGTTCCACCGTCTCCTCGACGACGACGAAATCGAACGCATGATCCAGCGCGATCGCGCGGATCATCCCGACTTCGCCGCCCGGCTCGACGAGCGGCGCCACTGTCTGCTCGACCTCGACACCGCGGACCGCTTCGCGGACGGAACCCTCGGCGCGCTGATCCGGGACTTCTACCGCGAGACCGGCTTCGCCCAGGTGCTCTCCTACAAGGACCTCGAGCCGGAGAACGACTACCAGTTCTACTCGATGCAGCGCACGATCGTCCACGACATCGAGCACCTCGTGACGGGATTCGGGACCGACCCCGCCGGCGAATTCGGCATGATGTACCTCTACATCACGCTCAACTCGGCCTACTTCTCTCCCGAGTTCGCGGGCGTCCTCAACTTCAACCACGCCTACCTCTCGGGCACGTGGAAGATGCGCACGACGCTCTACTACCCCGACTGCACGATGGCCTTCATGGAGGCCACGCAGGCCGGGCTCGAGATGGCGTCGAAGATGAAGCGCCCGCTCCCGATCGAGGACTGGCACCGACTCTTCGAGCTGCCGATCGACGACGTCCGGCGGGAGCTCGGCATCACGCCGGTCGATCCGGGGACCTGGGCGTGGACCGACGACGCATGGCGCGGCTAGGGCACGACGCCCGACTCGCGAGGAGAAGCCGGTGAGGACGATGATCTACGGGGTGACCGGATATACCGGTCGCCTCGCACTCCGGACGGCGCTCGCGGCCGGCCAGCGCCCGATCGTCGCGGGTCGAACGCGCGGCGCCGTCGAAGCGATCGCCGGCGAGCACGCCCTCGAGGCGCGCGCCTTCTCCCTCGAAGACCACGCGGGCGCGGTCGACGCCCTCCGCGACGTCGACGCCGTCTTCAGCGCGGCGGGCCCCTACTCGGCCACGGCGGCGCCGATGGTCTCCGCCTGCCTCGAAGCCGGAACGCACTACGTCGACGTGACGGCGGAGAACGCGGTGTTCGCGAACCTCCAGTCGCTGGACGCGAGCGCCCAGGCGGCGGGCGTCATGCTGCTGCCCGGACTCGGCGCCGGCGGCGCGCCGACGGATTGCCTCGCCGCGCACCTGAAGCAGCGGATGCCCGACGCCACGACCCTCGAGTTCTACGGCGGAAGCCTCGAGGTCGTCTCGCGTGGAACCGCGAAGTCGGCGATGGAGGCAGTCCACCTCCCGACCGAGGTGCGCCGCGAGGGGCGACTCGTCCCGCTCGAAGCCCCGATCCGCGTCTCCACGGAGATAGACGGAGAGCGCCTCGACTCCGTCACGGTTCCGCTCTGCGACGTGCTCGTGGCGGGCTGGTCCTCGCAGATCCCGAACATCACGACCTTCGTCCAGGAGACCGGCGCCGTGAAGCAGATGAGCAGCGTGCCGGGTTGGCTGAAGCGACTCCTCTCGACGCAGGTCGGCCAGAAGATCGTCCAATGGCAGCTCGATCGTGGGGTCGAGGGCCCGACCGACGAGCAGCGGGCCGCCGGCCATTACCGCAACTTCGCGATCGCCCGAAACGACACCGGCGAATCCGTCGCGGCCGTCGCGCGAGGACCCGAGGGCTACACGCTGACCGCGCTCTCGGCGATCGACGCCACCTGCCGCGCCGCACGGATGGAGGGCAAGCCCGGCTATCAGACCGCGTCCTCCGCCTTCGGCGCTTCGTTCTTCACGTCCCTGCCCGGCTGCTCGATCGAGGACATCGACGTGCCCGAGGTCCGGCCGCGGGAGACCGCCTGAGATGACGACACGCGAACGATTCGTCGCGGTGACCGGGGCCGCCTCGGGTCTCGGCGCCGCGCTCGCGACCCGGCTGCGAAGCGTGGGCCACGAGGTTCTGGGGATCGATCTCCGCGACAGCGACGTCGAGGCCGACCTGGGTGCCGAGGCGGGGCGGAAGGCGGCGATCGAGGCCGTGCTCGCGCGCGGCGCCGGCCGCCTGGACGGGCTCGTCGTCGCCGCCGGTGTGGGTCCCCAAGCGGATCCGAAGACGGTCGTGGCGGTCAACTACTTCGGTTCGATGCGGCTGGTCGACGCGCTGCGCCCCGCCCTCGTACGCGGGCACGCACCGGCCGCGGTCAGCGTCGCCTCGATCGGCGGCTACTTCGACGGCAGCATCGTCCCCCGGATCGTCGACGCGTGCCTGGCCGACGACGAGGCGAGCGCCGTCGCCGCAGGCGCCGAGGGAACGGGGACGCAGGCCTACTCGAGCGTGAAACGCGCCGTCGTCGTGGGCACG
The genomic region above belongs to bacterium and contains:
- a CDS encoding cytochrome P450 → MDPSLESIDLADVELFAHGTPHDVFRHLRRHHPIHWNEEADGTGFWALTRHADVLAVSSDSETFSSERRGIMIYDESFETSGRARTMLEIDPPRHTRLRALVSRGMTPRRVLDLEPFARRCFAGVLDRALEKGRCDFVEDVASQLPLRIITEMMGVPEDDRPRLGELAHRIQGFDDPELGGDDGNRENVEAILEMGSYALELGRARSREPRDDVATKILQAEIEGYTMDADAFASFFMLLITAGIETTKAAISGGMLAFTEHPDQWARLRREPGGLPVAIEEVIRWTTPIHHFRRTATRDTEIGGQAIRQEDRVVVWYSSANRDEAVFDAPDTFDIARRPNEHLAFGFGRHFCLGAGLARLEMRVVFEELLRRGVEVQCAGAADYMRSNFTHSLKRMPVELRIDG
- a CDS encoding NUDIX hydrolase, producing the protein MGDEVKDFNERIAGGKGDATVIMPAATVILLRDTDAGPETLMLKKNSKIAFGGMWVFPGGRVDDEDAPGAADDDRARAAAVREANEEASLDLDARELVWFSHWTPPPVEIRRYSTWFFAARARQHDVTIDQGEITDSQWIRPAEAIERHRSNEIQLVPPTFVTLHYLAQHDSVDTALGNLVPTAGPRHYVTQMTKGDDGMVILWEGDAGYETRDASVAGARHRLTMGSGGFVFDDSGVR
- a CDS encoding NAD(P)/FAD-dependent oxidoreductase; protein product: MMERGGAPSERNADSMREKYGEERDKRLGVERRSALRDLRGDAASARYRRDPFTPYQDRDAVSDEVEVLIVGGGLAGVLAGVELRKRGVRSIRIIDEAGGIGGTWYWNRYPGLMCDIESYIYLPLLEDMDYVPKHRYSFGDEIRGHFQAIADKYDLVDDALFHTRVERTEWDEEARRWRLHTDHDDQLSARYVVMAVGILNLMKVPAIPGMDSFEGTSFHTARWDYDYTGGDLHGGLTGLADKTVAVVGTGASAVQCVPHLADSAKKLFVFQRTPSAIGVRDNRPTDDAFKESRRPGWQQERMENFQAILQGMPVDEDLVDDGWTHHFGPVQFPPRDPAWTDEEYAQAAEAFDFGVMEEHRERIDEIVGDPAKAEILKPYYRYICKRPLWHDEYYPAFNAPNVELVDCPGGIERITEYALWANDEEFAVDCIVYATGFEGEVTPFYRRAGHVIVGRNGVEIADKWADGPKSLFGMMSRGFPNMFISPCPFQQAVVTANFTLATTAFAAQAAEIVASMEERDLAVFDVSEAAEADWCQKILDTRIDASAIMELCPPSRINNEGDPAGVPPLASNYGGGMGDYFGFKQILAEWNAKGDLGGLELEK
- a CDS encoding VOC family protein gives rise to the protein MPITGVSHHGICVHDLEASLHFYCEVLGFDRVAHMTGIDDPEVGRLLELDDLSMELAFVELDGFRVELIHIRNPPPSGGGKGAFHRVGFTHLSVRVADFDAELDRLRALGVPMLENTIGASAGSNARFAFVLDPDGNRVELFGAIDETERKPWELG
- a CDS encoding SDR family NAD(P)-dependent oxidoreductase; the encoded protein is MAQGELNGRVALVTGASRGIGRGIARRLAAAGAHVFVSARSLNRSIDYEGTLEETVDLIRARGGEATAIGADLSNPEERDSLVARVVDEAGRLDVLVNNAGLARFSKIEDMPDEVLEGTFDHYIRVPVKLAQAAIPVMRERGAGWIVNVGSATAFRPLKPFDVFATDGGSHIYGAMKAALNRLTRGMAAELERDNIAVNLVAPSSAISTPGADGYIGDSPTEPMDYLTECVYEMTRLPAKERTGLLAYSVHYVLERGLACHDLETGEPLPVPAMPSIAHPEIPATAE
- a CDS encoding TetR/AcrR family transcriptional regulator; protein product: MPRAKTPDAKTRARQAREAVYRDAICEAAEDCFAARGIDETKVEEIAAEAGLSLATLYSVFKGGKSEIARTVHDVRMSELARFGPDAESSGHAPEAALREAFHGAIDFLMAHPSYLRIHLAEGHAWGLPDAVGARSQADARSFREGVGALERLVERGIEDGTFRETSARRAARTLVMMQQVHLADWIEDGERADPDAVFVGYWRDAAVYLGLENGEEA
- a CDS encoding saccharopine dehydrogenase NADP-binding domain-containing protein, whose product is MIYGVTGYTGRLALRTALAAGQRPIVAGRTRGAVEAIAGEHALEARAFSLEDHAGAVDALRDVDAVFSAAGPYSATAAPMVSACLEAGTHYVDVTAENAVFANLQSLDASAQAAGVMLLPGLGAGGAPTDCLAAHLKQRMPDATTLEFYGGSLEVVSRGTAKSAMEAVHLPTEVRREGRLVPLEAPIRVSTEIDGERLDSVTVPLCDVLVAGWSSQIPNITTFVQETGAVKQMSSVPGWLKRLLSTQVGQKIVQWQLDRGVEGPTDEQRAAGHYRNFAIARNDTGESVAAVARGPEGYTLTALSAIDATCRAARMEGKPGYQTASSAFGASFFTSLPGCSIEDIDVPEVRPRETA
- a CDS encoding SDR family oxidoreductase; the protein is MTTRERFVAVTGAASGLGAALATRLRSVGHEVLGIDLRDSDVEADLGAEAGRKAAIEAVLARGAGRLDGLVVAAGVGPQADPKTVVAVNYFGSMRLVDALRPALVRGHAPAAVSVASIGGYFDGSIVPRIVDACLADDEASAVAAGAEGTGTQAYSSVKRAVVVGTRSRAPEWGAAGVRLNVLVPGNMATPMLDGVYATPGIGDDTRRMPVPLGRDGDAAEVAGVAAFLLGEDASYLHGAAIPVDGGVLAGLQPDPFAGPGFAK